A window from Terriglobales bacterium encodes these proteins:
- a CDS encoding carbon starvation CstA family protein, with translation MPRIAKVAIWTAIAALGALAFATIALRRGEAINALWLVVAALCSYALGYRFYSKFIAAKVLVLDPRRATPAERLENGRDFLPTNKWVAFGHHFAAIAGPGPLVGPVLAAQFGYLPGTLWILAGAVFGGCVQDFVILLFSVRRDGKSLGQMARDEIGKLGGFVTFVAVLAILIILLAVVALVVVRALAESPWGTFTIAMTIPIALGMGVYLRFLRPGKVLEASILGFALVLLAIWGGQWVAQSASLARIFTFTAPVLAVLLMLYGFAASAAPVWLLLAPRDYLSTFVKLGTIAILAVGILAVRPTLQMPALTRFIDGTGPIFAGSLFPFVFITIACGAISGFHSLISSGTTPKLVTRESETRLVGYGAMACESLVAIMAIIAACVIQPGTYFAINSPEGMVGRDPVAITEKVSSWGYPVTAQQMETLAHNVGERSLYNRTGGAPAFAVGMAYIFSKSLGGDAVLGLWYHFAIMFEALFILTVLDAGTRVARFMLQDALGHVWAPLGRTSWYPSILGTSAVIVAAWGYFLWQGVRDPMGVNSLWPLFGIANQLLATVALCVATTILLRMGRARYAWVTLGPLAWLAAVTFTASWHKIFNPDPRIGFLADAARLAQEAPATAARAHEIARLMFNDRLDAVVTALLALSVSVILLESVLLWSRLLRGRQAAEVKEAPFVATRFAVEESS, from the coding sequence ATGCCCCGCATCGCAAAGGTTGCGATCTGGACCGCCATCGCCGCGCTGGGCGCGCTGGCCTTCGCCACCATCGCCCTGCGCCGCGGCGAAGCCATCAACGCCCTGTGGCTGGTGGTGGCCGCGCTGTGCAGCTACGCCCTGGGTTATCGCTTCTACAGCAAGTTCATCGCCGCCAAGGTGCTAGTGCTCGACCCACGCCGCGCCACCCCGGCGGAGCGCCTGGAGAACGGCCGCGACTTCCTCCCCACCAACAAGTGGGTGGCCTTCGGACATCACTTCGCCGCCATCGCCGGGCCAGGACCGCTGGTAGGACCGGTGCTGGCGGCACAGTTCGGCTACCTCCCCGGCACGCTCTGGATCCTGGCGGGCGCGGTCTTCGGCGGCTGCGTGCAGGACTTCGTCATCCTGCTCTTTTCCGTGCGCCGCGACGGCAAGTCGCTCGGCCAGATGGCCCGCGACGAAATCGGCAAGCTGGGTGGCTTCGTCACCTTCGTCGCCGTGCTCGCGATCCTCATCATCCTGCTGGCGGTGGTCGCGCTGGTGGTGGTGCGCGCCCTGGCAGAGAGTCCCTGGGGCACCTTCACCATCGCCATGACCATCCCTATCGCGCTGGGGATGGGCGTTTACCTGCGCTTCCTGCGACCGGGCAAGGTGCTGGAAGCTTCCATACTCGGCTTCGCGCTGGTGCTGCTCGCCATCTGGGGAGGACAGTGGGTGGCACAGTCGGCGTCGCTGGCTCGCATCTTCACCTTCACCGCGCCGGTGCTGGCCGTACTGCTGATGCTCTACGGATTCGCCGCCTCCGCCGCGCCCGTCTGGCTGCTGCTCGCGCCCCGCGACTACCTCAGCACCTTCGTCAAGCTGGGGACCATCGCCATCCTCGCGGTTGGCATCCTTGCGGTCCGCCCCACATTGCAGATGCCCGCGCTTACGCGCTTCATTGACGGCACCGGACCCATCTTCGCCGGCAGCCTCTTCCCCTTCGTCTTCATCACTATCGCCTGCGGCGCCATCAGCGGATTTCACTCACTGATCTCCAGCGGCACCACTCCCAAGCTGGTGACGCGCGAATCGGAGACGCGCCTGGTGGGATACGGCGCCATGGCCTGCGAGTCGCTGGTGGCCATTATGGCCATCATCGCCGCTTGCGTTATCCAGCCCGGGACGTACTTCGCCATCAATAGCCCCGAGGGCATGGTGGGCCGGGACCCGGTCGCCATCACCGAGAAGGTCTCTTCGTGGGGCTACCCGGTGACCGCGCAGCAGATGGAGACGCTCGCCCACAACGTCGGCGAGCGCTCGCTCTACAACCGCACCGGCGGCGCTCCCGCCTTCGCCGTGGGCATGGCCTACATCTTCTCCAAGAGCCTGGGCGGCGACGCGGTGCTTGGCCTTTGGTACCACTTCGCCATCATGTTCGAGGCGCTCTTCATCCTGACGGTGCTCGACGCCGGCACCCGCGTGGCTCGCTTCATGCTGCAGGACGCCCTGGGACACGTGTGGGCGCCCCTCGGCCGCACCAGTTGGTATCCCAGCATCCTGGGGACCAGCGCTGTGATCGTCGCTGCCTGGGGATATTTCCTGTGGCAGGGAGTGCGCGATCCCATGGGCGTGAACTCACTGTGGCCGCTCTTCGGCATCGCCAACCAGCTCCTGGCGACGGTGGCTCTGTGCGTGGCCACCACCATCCTTCTCCGGATGGGCCGCGCCCGCTATGCCTGGGTGACGCTCGGGCCGCTGGCCTGGCTGGCCGCGGTGACCTTCACCGCCTCCTGGCACAAGATCTTCAATCCTGACCCGCGCATCGGTTTCCTGGCGGATGCGGCCCGCCTGGCGCAGGAAGCCCCGGCCACCGCCGCCCGCGCCCACGAGATCGCCCGCCTGATGTTCAACGACCGCCTGGACGCCGTGGTCACGGCGCTGCTCGCGCTTTCGGTCTCGGTGATTCTGTTGGAGTCGGTGCTGCTGTGGTCGCGCCTGCTGCGGGGACGTCAGGCCGCCGAGGTCAAGGAAGCCCCATTCGTGGCGACTCGCTTCGCCGTGGAGGAGTCGTCATGA
- a CDS encoding Mrp/NBP35 family ATP-binding protein, with translation MSSHAQGRPQPGPQPIPGVGSIIAIGSGKGGVGKTTIAVNLALALAKMGHQVGLLDADIYGPNVPLMLGATDTPRLTDDNRIIPLERYGLKVISVGFLNPGDKPLIWRGPMLHKIIGQFLQQVEWGELDYLIADLPPGTGDVAISLIQTVPLTGAVVVSTPSDVSLQDARKAIEMFRQVKVEILGIVENMGHFNCPHCGHEIDIFSKGGVEKTAKQFGLTFLGSIELDPEIRKGGDTGRPVSLEGEDSPRAKSLFQFARNVKAALDEQAAKPSESVIEIR, from the coding sequence TTGTCTTCCCATGCACAAGGACGGCCGCAGCCGGGTCCGCAGCCCATTCCCGGGGTGGGGAGCATCATCGCCATCGGCTCGGGCAAGGGAGGCGTGGGCAAGACCACCATCGCCGTCAACCTGGCGCTGGCGCTGGCCAAGATGGGACACCAGGTCGGGCTGCTGGACGCCGACATCTATGGCCCCAACGTCCCGCTGATGCTGGGGGCGACCGACACGCCTAGGCTGACGGATGACAACCGGATCATCCCGCTCGAACGCTACGGGCTGAAGGTCATCTCGGTGGGCTTCCTGAATCCCGGCGACAAGCCACTGATCTGGCGCGGGCCCATGCTGCACAAGATCATCGGGCAGTTCCTGCAACAGGTGGAGTGGGGCGAGCTCGACTACCTGATCGCCGACCTGCCGCCGGGCACGGGCGACGTTGCCATCTCTCTGATCCAGACCGTGCCACTCACCGGCGCCGTCGTGGTCTCCACGCCCTCGGATGTTTCGCTGCAGGACGCGCGCAAGGCCATCGAGATGTTCCGCCAGGTGAAGGTGGAGATCCTGGGCATCGTCGAGAACATGGGCCACTTCAACTGTCCACACTGCGGGCACGAGATCGACATTTTCTCCAAGGGCGGCGTGGAGAAAACAGCGAAACAATTCGGGCTGACCTTCCTGGGCAGCATCGAGCTGGATCCGGAGATCCGCAAGGGTGGCGACACCGGCCGGCCCGTCAGCCTGGAGGGAGAAGACTCGCCGCGCGCCAAGTCCCTCTTCCAGTTCGCGCGCAACGTCAAAGCCGCCCTCGACGAGCAGGCTGCCAAGCCCTCGGAGAGCGTGATCGAGATCCGCTAG
- the hrcA gene encoding heat-inducible transcriptional repressor HrcA, whose product MTPPANVGARERQILTAIVKTYITTGEPVGSRTVARDNADGLSPATIRNVMSDLTEAGFLEQPHTSAGRVPTASAYRYFVEQLTGETHLSRADEHLIQDNFRGVTDLQEFMERTSHVLSLVSGSLGVVVAAGAKSNALEHVHFSRLSAQKILAVVVMRSGLVRDRVLLLEQDLPQADLDTAAGYINQNFHGWTIEALRTELARRIEEERSEYDRMMQSVEQLYRRGALGAEESGQVYVEGAANLVASEEDRARLQQLLQMLEEKQRVADLLGAYLDARQEAVRVVIGLEKTLPEMRHLVLIGAPARVGNEVMGSLAVIGPTRMDYEHTINAVTYIAQLFDKILNDER is encoded by the coding sequence ATGACGCCTCCAGCCAATGTCGGAGCACGCGAGCGCCAGATCCTGACGGCGATTGTGAAGACCTACATCACCACGGGAGAGCCGGTGGGCTCGCGGACGGTGGCGCGCGACAATGCCGACGGGCTGAGCCCGGCGACCATCCGCAACGTGATGAGTGACCTGACTGAGGCGGGCTTTCTGGAGCAGCCGCACACCTCGGCGGGGCGCGTGCCCACGGCCAGCGCCTATCGCTACTTCGTGGAGCAGCTCACGGGGGAGACCCACCTCTCGCGCGCCGATGAGCACCTGATCCAGGACAACTTCCGGGGCGTGACCGACCTGCAGGAGTTCATGGAGCGCACCTCGCACGTGCTCTCGCTGGTTTCGGGGAGCCTGGGAGTGGTGGTGGCCGCGGGGGCGAAGAGCAACGCGCTGGAGCACGTGCACTTCTCGCGGTTGAGCGCGCAGAAGATCCTGGCGGTGGTGGTGATGCGCTCGGGGCTGGTGCGCGATCGGGTGTTGCTTCTGGAACAGGACCTCCCGCAGGCGGACCTGGACACGGCTGCGGGCTACATCAACCAGAACTTCCACGGGTGGACCATCGAGGCGCTGCGGACGGAGCTGGCGCGGCGCATCGAAGAGGAGCGCAGCGAGTACGACCGGATGATGCAGTCGGTGGAGCAGCTCTACCGCCGCGGCGCGCTGGGCGCGGAAGAATCCGGCCAGGTGTACGTGGAGGGCGCGGCCAACCTGGTGGCCAGCGAGGAAGACCGGGCGCGGCTGCAGCAGCTCTTGCAGATGCTGGAAGAGAAGCAGCGCGTGGCCGATCTGCTGGGCGCGTATCTGGATGCGCGGCAGGAGGCGGTGCGCGTGGTCATTGGCCTCGAGAAGACGTTGCCGGAGATGCGCCACCTAGTGCTCATCGGCGCCCCGGCGCGCGTGGGCAACGAGGTGATGGGGTCGCTGGCGGTGATCGGCCCTACCCGCATGGACTACGAGCACACCATCAACGCTGTCACCTACATCGCGCAACTATTCGACAAGATCCTGAACGACGAGCGGTAA